The proteins below are encoded in one region of Paracoccus methylovorus:
- the glgC gene encoding glucose-1-phosphate adenylyltransferase → MTQREERLSRRSMAFILAGGRGTRLHELTDKRVKPAVYFGGKSRIIDFALSNALNSGIRKMALATQYKAHSLIRHVQRGWNFFRAERNEFLDILPASQRYDESRWYRGTADAVAQNIDIIDSYGVDYVLILAGDHIYKMDYELMIRHHVEAGADVTIGCLTVPRAEASAFGVMAVDGRDVITSFLEKPVDPPGTPDDPNVTLASMGIYVFRWDFLRDLLIRDMEDDNSSHDFGNDLIPDIVRNGKAQAHRFADSCVRSPSDPVYWRDVGTVDAFWRANIDLTDFNPDLNLWDRDWPIWTYSELVPPAKFIHDEPDRRGSAVSSLISGGCIISGSEIRESLLFTQVHTNSYSTLERAVLLPYANVARHARLTNVVIDRGVRIPEGLVVGEDPQEDAKWFRVSQGGVTLITQDMLDRREASL, encoded by the coding sequence ATGACACAGCGCGAAGAAAGGCTTTCCAGACGATCCATGGCATTCATTCTGGCCGGTGGCCGCGGCACACGCCTGCACGAGCTGACCGACAAGCGGGTAAAACCTGCGGTCTATTTCGGCGGCAAGTCGCGGATCATCGACTTTGCGCTGTCCAACGCGCTGAATTCGGGCATTCGCAAGATGGCGCTGGCCACGCAATACAAGGCACATTCGCTGATCCGGCATGTGCAGCGCGGCTGGAACTTCTTTCGGGCCGAGCGCAACGAGTTCCTTGATATCCTGCCCGCCTCGCAACGCTATGACGAATCGCGGTGGTATCGCGGCACGGCGGATGCGGTGGCGCAGAACATCGACATCATCGACAGTTACGGCGTCGATTATGTGCTGATCCTTGCGGGCGATCATATCTACAAGATGGATTACGAACTGATGATCCGCCACCATGTCGAGGCGGGCGCGGATGTGACCATCGGTTGCCTGACCGTGCCTCGGGCCGAGGCCTCGGCCTTTGGCGTCATGGCGGTGGACGGGCGCGACGTCATCACCAGCTTTCTGGAAAAGCCTGTGGACCCGCCCGGCACGCCGGACGATCCGAATGTGACGCTGGCTTCGATGGGAATTTATGTCTTTCGCTGGGACTTCCTGCGCGACCTGTTGATCCGCGATATGGAGGACGACAATTCCAGCCATGATTTCGGCAACGACCTGATCCCCGACATTGTCAGGAACGGCAAGGCGCAGGCGCATCGTTTTGCCGACAGTTGCGTGCGGTCGCCCAGCGATCCGGTCTATTGGCGCGACGTGGGCACGGTCGATGCCTTTTGGCGGGCCAATATCGACCTGACCGATTTCAACCCCGACCTGAACCTGTGGGACCGTGACTGGCCGATCTGGACCTATTCCGAACTGGTCCCGCCCGCCAAGTTCATCCATGACGAGCCCGACCGGCGCGGCAGCGCCGTCAGCTCGCTGATCTCGGGCGGTTGCATCATCTCGGGCAGTGAGATCCGCGAGTCGCTGTTGTTCACTCAGGTCCACACCAACTCCTATTCCACCCTGGAACGTGCGGTGCTGCTGCCCTATGCCAATGTCGCCCGACACGCGCGTTTGACCAATGTGGTCATTGACCGCGGCGTGCGAATCCCCGAAGGGCTGGTCGTCGGCGAAGATCCACAGGAGGACGCGAAATGGTTTCGCGTCTCGCAAGGCGGCGTCACGCTGATCACGCAGGACATGCTGGATCGAAGGGAAGCGTCTTTATGA
- the glgX gene encoding glycogen debranching protein GlgX, whose product MTRLHIFAGRAEPLGATFDGEGVNFAVFSEHARRVTLCLFSADGRTETHRLDLPERDGDVWHGYVPGLRPGQLYGLRADGPYAPAEGHRFNYHKLLLDPYAKRLTRHPIWHDALMGYTVGSADADLSFDRRDSARFMPRCVVEDPSFAWGADQPPRCDIADTIIYEAHVKGLTQLHPDVGHRGTFLGLASDPVLEHLQKLGVTALELLPAQAFLNDRFLVEKGLVNYWGYQTLGFFAPDPRYLSKGDIAEFQHMVARMHAAGIEVIMDVVYNHSCEGNELGPTLSFRGLDNRSYYRLQENPRHYVNDTGTGNTLNVNHPMVLRMVMDSLRYWVEVMHVDGFRFDLCASLGRRVRGGFDRSASFFDAIRQDPVLTGVKLIAEPWDIGPGGYQLGGFPPPFLEWNDKYRDGIRRFWRGDARQVPELADRMAGSARQFDHSGRPATSSVNFLTAHDGFTLMDVVSYNDKHNTANGEENRDGHPQNFSDNMGVEGASDDPAINDARARRRRNLLATLLLSQGTPMLLAGDELGNSQSGNNNAYCQDNETGWVQWNGADAAFLDFTRKLVAFRRAHPILRQKRFLHSRPRLTDGLPDLFWLRPDGKQMASGDWGNAELRVLCAELRMAAGTPEYAQREEALFLVFNNGDPLEVVLPDRPKGWCWRLHLDTSRPGLTPYVVDSDRVPVDGQSVLAFDLERERD is encoded by the coding sequence ATGACCCGCTTGCACATCTTTGCAGGGCGGGCGGAGCCGCTGGGCGCCACCTTTGACGGCGAGGGCGTGAACTTTGCCGTGTTTTCCGAACATGCCCGACGGGTGACGCTGTGCCTGTTCTCGGCCGATGGCCGGACCGAAACGCACCGGCTGGACCTGCCCGAACGTGACGGGGACGTGTGGCACGGTTATGTTCCCGGCCTGCGCCCCGGCCAGCTTTACGGGTTGCGCGCTGACGGCCCCTATGCACCGGCCGAGGGGCACCGCTTCAATTACCACAAGCTGCTGCTGGACCCCTATGCCAAGCGGCTGACCCGGCATCCGATCTGGCACGATGCGCTGATGGGCTATACTGTCGGCTCGGCCGATGCGGACCTGAGTTTCGACCGCCGCGACAGCGCGCGCTTCATGCCGCGCTGCGTGGTCGAGGACCCTTCTTTCGCCTGGGGCGCCGATCAGCCGCCACGTTGCGACATTGCCGATACCATCATCTACGAGGCGCATGTCAAAGGCCTGACCCAACTGCATCCCGATGTCGGGCATCGCGGCACATTTCTGGGCCTCGCCTCGGACCCGGTACTGGAGCATCTGCAAAAGCTTGGCGTGACCGCGCTGGAGCTTTTGCCGGCACAGGCCTTTCTGAACGACCGCTTTCTGGTCGAAAAGGGGCTGGTGAACTATTGGGGCTACCAGACGCTGGGCTTTTTCGCCCCCGATCCGCGCTATCTGAGCAAGGGCGACATCGCCGAGTTCCAGCACATGGTCGCCCGCATGCATGCCGCCGGCATCGAGGTCATCATGGATGTGGTCTATAACCACAGTTGTGAGGGGAACGAGTTGGGGCCGACGCTGTCCTTTCGCGGCCTCGACAACCGCAGCTATTACCGGCTGCAGGAAAACCCGCGCCATTACGTCAACGATACCGGCACCGGCAATACGCTGAACGTCAATCACCCGATGGTGCTGCGCATGGTCATGGATTCGTTGCGTTATTGGGTCGAGGTGATGCATGTCGATGGTTTCCGCTTTGACCTTTGTGCATCATTGGGGCGCCGGGTCCGGGGCGGCTTTGACCGCAGCGCCTCGTTCTTCGACGCAATCCGGCAGGACCCGGTTCTGACCGGCGTCAAGCTGATCGCCGAGCCGTGGGATATCGGTCCCGGTGGCTATCAGCTTGGTGGGTTTCCGCCGCCTTTCCTTGAATGGAACGACAAGTATCGCGACGGCATCCGCCGGTTCTGGCGTGGCGATGCGCGGCAGGTGCCCGAGCTGGCCGATCGCATGGCGGGCTCGGCGCGGCAGTTCGACCATTCCGGCCGGCCCGCCACCTCGTCGGTGAACTTCCTGACCGCGCATGACGGGTTCACGCTGATGGACGTGGTCAGCTACAACGACAAGCACAACACCGCGAATGGGGAAGAAAACCGCGACGGCCATCCCCAGAACTTCTCGGACAACATGGGCGTCGAGGGGGCAAGCGACGATCCCGCCATCAATGACGCCCGCGCGCGGCGGCGGCGCAACCTGCTGGCGACGCTGCTTTTGTCTCAGGGCACGCCCATGTTGTTGGCCGGAGACGAATTGGGCAATTCGCAATCCGGCAACAACAATGCCTATTGTCAGGACAATGAGACCGGCTGGGTTCAATGGAACGGCGCCGACGCGGCGTTTCTGGATTTCACCCGCAAGCTTGTCGCCTTTCGCCGCGCCCATCCGATCCTGCGGCAGAAACGCTTTCTGCATTCTCGCCCGCGCCTGACGGATGGATTGCCCGACCTGTTCTGGCTGCGACCGGACGGGAAACAGATGGCCTCGGGCGACTGGGGCAATGCCGAATTGCGCGTGCTTTGCGCCGAACTGCGCATGGCCGCCGGCACCCCCGAATACGCGCAGCGCGAAGAAGCGTTGTTTCTGGTCTTCAACAACGGCGATCCGCTGGAGGTCGTGCTGCCTGACCGACCCAAAGGGTGGTGCTGGCGGCTGCATCTGGACACCAGCCGTCCCGGGCTTACCCCCTATGTCGTCGATTCCGACCGCGTTCCGGTGGATGGCCAGTCCGTCCTTGCCTTTGATCTGGAACGCGAGCGTGACTGA
- the glgA gene encoding glycogen synthase GlgA, producing the protein MRVLSVASECVPLVKTGGLADVAGALPAALAGDGVEMRVLLPGYRAVMAAQDKAPVLCDIPELFGGPARILQGVLGDTTLYILDAPHLFDRQGGIYLGPDGRDWPDNPQRFAALCKAAVLIAAKGVGGWRPQVLHLHDWQAGLVPVYLRQSGVRDVKTLLTIHNIAFQGLAPAQMLSSLQLPAQLFNPRGFEYWGRISALKAGIVFADKVSTVSPTYAEELMTPEFGMGMEGVLADRAGDFTGILNGIDLDVWKPPYADPKDKAPYRTALREEFGLPKADGPLCVVVSRLTGQKGLDLLIEALPALLENGGQLAVLGSGDPGLEAAFSQAAARYSGVALRLGYDEPLAHRMIAGGDAILVPSRFEPCGLTQLYGLRFGTLPLVSLTGGLADTVINASAAGLAAGVATGVQFHPVNAQALSRALTRLCGLWRQPAVWRRMMRNAMTHPVGWDASARAYADLFRAMTA; encoded by the coding sequence ATGAGGGTTCTGTCCGTCGCTTCGGAATGCGTGCCGCTGGTCAAGACCGGGGGGCTTGCCGATGTGGCAGGCGCGCTGCCCGCCGCCTTGGCCGGGGATGGGGTCGAGATGCGGGTGCTGCTGCCCGGCTATCGCGCGGTGATGGCGGCGCAGGACAAGGCACCCGTGCTGTGCGATATCCCCGAGCTTTTCGGCGGCCCGGCCCGTATCCTGCAGGGCGTGCTGGGGGATACGACGTTGTATATCCTTGATGCGCCGCATCTGTTCGACCGGCAAGGGGGCATCTACCTAGGCCCCGATGGCCGCGACTGGCCCGACAATCCCCAGCGTTTCGCCGCGCTGTGCAAGGCCGCTGTCCTGATCGCCGCAAAGGGCGTCGGGGGATGGCGGCCGCAGGTGCTGCACCTGCATGACTGGCAGGCGGGGCTGGTGCCGGTTTACCTGCGTCAGTCCGGGGTGCGCGACGTCAAAACACTGCTGACCATTCATAACATCGCCTTTCAGGGCCTTGCGCCCGCGCAAATGCTGTCGTCGCTGCAACTGCCCGCGCAGCTTTTCAACCCGCGCGGTTTTGAATACTGGGGCCGGATTTCGGCACTCAAGGCCGGGATCGTCTTTGCCGACAAGGTTTCGACCGTCAGCCCGACCTATGCCGAGGAACTGATGACCCCCGAATTCGGCATGGGGATGGAGGGCGTGCTGGCCGACCGTGCCGGCGATTTCACCGGCATCCTGAACGGCATTGATCTGGATGTCTGGAAACCGCCCTATGCCGACCCCAAGGACAAGGCACCCTATCGCACCGCACTGCGCGAGGAATTCGGCCTGCCCAAAGCGGACGGTCCGCTTTGCGTGGTCGTCTCGCGCCTGACCGGGCAGAAGGGGCTGGACCTTCTGATCGAGGCGCTGCCGGCGCTCTTGGAAAACGGTGGTCAGCTTGCGGTGCTGGGCTCGGGCGATCCGGGGCTGGAGGCGGCATTTTCCCAAGCTGCCGCCCGCTATTCCGGCGTCGCGCTGCGTCTGGGCTATGACGAGCCGCTGGCGCATCGCATGATCGCGGGCGGTGACGCCATTCTTGTCCCCTCGCGGTTCGAACCCTGCGGCCTGACGCAGCTTTACGGGCTGCGTTTCGGCACCTTGCCGCTGGTCTCGTTGACCGGGGGGCTGGCCGATACGGTCATCAACGCCTCGGCCGCAGGGCTGGCTGCCGGGGTGGCGACGGGGGTGCAGTTCCACCCGGTCAATGCACAGGCGCTGTCGCGGGCATTGACCCGGCTGTGCGGGTTGTGGCGTCAACCGGCGGTCTGGCGGCGCATGATGCGCAATGCGATGACGCATCCGGTGGGCTGGGACGCCTCGGCCCGCGCCTATGCCGACCTGTTCAGGGCGATGACCGCCTGA
- a CDS encoding 4-alpha-glucanotransferase, whose protein sequence is MTDPRLILAEHMGVLRGFYDLTGQWRETSVESAVALLAAMGYSAPSVTEAQAALDDCADHLPQDVICTADTRPELVLNHWRLTHEDGGEVEGRGQLPELPLGIHHLRADGRDYTLLAAPPRLSEPARCWGLIAPLYGLSAQGIGSYADLATLAKGMGGQGAAFLGINPIHAGFPTVPHLFSPYTPSHRRRLNVAHLPGGIGTPGPRVDYIRDIPARMSALRAEYDAFPGDPGFDGWLAAQGESLQRFALHQALSARHGAFWCDWPATLTSPDTPAAIAARAELAGEMRFHAWLQWRAEHALDAAGQAARDGGMAYGLYLDLAVGTHPFGAETWEDRASFALGASLGAPPDAFSPEGQNWSLAPFNPLALRATAYAPLAETLRRQLQFAAALRIDHILGFERAFWVSDSAPGAYVRMPRDAMLAVARIEAARAGNAVIVGEDLGNIPDGLRGALAQSGILGCRVAMFERESWHPPAFRTAEAYDRSAIASFSTHDLPTWRGWRQGADIKARAGILGQDASPQLTERAEEVAALDRLLPDAGPEALHGFLARTPSRLVAVQAELMLDMTDQPNLPGTVGEYPNWQLRLPVAAGDFPALPLVARTASIMRDNER, encoded by the coding sequence GTGACTGACCCGCGCCTGATACTGGCCGAGCACATGGGCGTGCTGCGGGGGTTTTACGACCTGACCGGGCAATGGCGCGAAACCTCGGTCGAAAGTGCCGTGGCGTTGCTTGCCGCGATGGGCTACTCTGCGCCCTCGGTGACTGAAGCACAGGCGGCGCTGGACGATTGCGCCGACCACCTGCCGCAGGACGTGATCTGCACAGCCGACACCCGGCCCGAGCTTGTGCTGAACCATTGGCGCCTGACCCATGAGGACGGGGGGGAGGTCGAAGGGCGCGGCCAACTGCCCGAACTGCCGCTGGGCATCCATCACCTGCGCGCGGACGGGCGCGACTATACGCTGCTGGCCGCACCGCCGCGCCTGTCCGAGCCCGCGCGCTGCTGGGGGTTGATTGCGCCCCTTTACGGCCTGTCGGCACAGGGCATCGGCAGCTATGCCGATCTTGCGACGCTGGCCAAAGGCATGGGCGGGCAGGGGGCAGCTTTCCTTGGCATCAACCCGATCCATGCCGGTTTCCCGACCGTGCCGCATCTTTTCAGCCCCTACACGCCCTCGCATCGCCGGCGGCTGAATGTGGCTCACTTGCCCGGAGGTATCGGCACACCCGGCCCCCGCGTCGACTATATCCGCGATATTCCCGCACGCATGTCGGCGCTGCGGGCGGAATACGACGCCTTTCCGGGCGATCCGGGTTTCGACGGCTGGCTGGCTGCCCAAGGCGAAAGTCTGCAACGCTTTGCCCTGCATCAGGCGTTGTCTGCCCGGCACGGTGCCTTTTGGTGCGACTGGCCTGCAACGCTGACCTCGCCCGATACACCCGCCGCCATTGCCGCGCGGGCGGAACTGGCCGGTGAGATGCGTTTTCACGCTTGGTTGCAATGGCGCGCGGAACACGCGCTGGATGCGGCGGGGCAGGCGGCGCGCGATGGGGGCATGGCGTATGGGCTTTATCTGGACCTCGCCGTCGGCACGCATCCCTTTGGGGCCGAGACTTGGGAGGATCGCGCCAGCTTCGCCCTTGGCGCTTCGCTTGGGGCGCCACCCGATGCCTTTTCCCCCGAGGGGCAGAACTGGTCGCTTGCACCCTTCAACCCGCTTGCCCTGCGCGCCACTGCCTATGCGCCGCTGGCCGAAACGTTGCGCCGTCAGTTGCAGTTCGCCGCCGCTTTGCGCATCGACCATATCCTTGGCTTCGAACGTGCCTTCTGGGTGTCTGATTCCGCGCCCGGCGCCTATGTGCGGATGCCACGCGATGCCATGCTGGCCGTGGCCCGGATCGAGGCCGCCCGCGCCGGAAACGCCGTCATTGTCGGCGAGGATCTGGGCAATATTCCCGACGGGCTGCGCGGGGCGCTGGCGCAATCGGGTATCCTCGGTTGCCGTGTCGCCATGTTCGAGCGTGAAAGCTGGCACCCCCCCGCTTTTCGAACCGCCGAAGCCTATGACCGCAGCGCCATCGCCAGCTTTTCGACCCACGACCTGCCGACATGGCGCGGCTGGCGGCAGGGTGCGGACATCAAGGCCCGCGCCGGTATTCTGGGACAGGACGCCTCGCCCCAGTTGACCGAGCGCGCCGAAGAGGTCGCGGCACTGGACCGACTGCTGCCCGATGCCGGTCCCGAGGCGCTGCATGGCTTTCTGGCCCGCACGCCGTCGCGTCTGGTGGCGGTGCAGGCCGAACTGATGCTTGACATGACCGACCAGCCGAACCTGCCTGGAACTGTCGGCGAATATCCGAACTGGCAATTGCGCCTGCCGGTGGCGGCCGGGGATTTCCCGGCATTGCCCTTGGTCGCGCGGACTGCCAGCATCATGCGCGACAATGAACGTTAA
- a CDS encoding alpha-D-glucose phosphate-specific phosphoglucomutase: MTVHTVPTQPIEGQKPGTSGLRKKTPVFMQPHYLENFVQAIWNGTGGAEGKTYVLGGDGRYFGDRAAQVILRMAAASGAKKVIVGQNALLSTPAASHLIRLRKADGGIIMSASHNPGGPTEDFGVKYNVANGGPAPEPVTEKIFEATRTLTEYRILDAQDVDLSVLGAKRLGEMEIEVVDPVSDYQALMEQIFDFGKIRALFASGFRIRFDAMHAVTGPYAKAILEGALGAPAGSVVNAVPSPDFGGGHPDPNPIWAKELMQAMFGPDAPDFGAASDGDGDRNMIVGRNAYVTPSDSLAVLAANATLVPAYAAGLKGVARSMPTSRALDRVAESLGIACYETPTGWKFFGNLLDAGRATLCGEESAGTGSDHVREKDGLWAVLFWLNVLAERRQSVAEIMADHWAKYGRNYYSRHDYEAVDAAAAGELMEALRAALTSLPGQTIAGLRIEAADEFAYDDPVDGSRSEHQGLRIMTEGGGRIVLRLSGTGTEGATLRLYLERVETDPARMQDDPQKALAPIIAAADEIAGIGARTGRTAPDVIT, translated from the coding sequence ATGACCGTTCACACCGTCCCGACACAGCCCATCGAGGGGCAAAAGCCCGGCACCTCGGGCCTGCGCAAGAAGACTCCGGTCTTCATGCAGCCGCATTATCTGGAAAACTTCGTGCAGGCGATCTGGAACGGCACTGGCGGGGCAGAGGGCAAGACCTATGTGCTGGGTGGTGACGGGCGATATTTCGGCGATCGCGCGGCACAGGTCATCTTGCGCATGGCGGCGGCGAGCGGTGCGAAAAAGGTGATCGTCGGCCAGAATGCGCTGCTTTCCACCCCCGCCGCATCGCATCTGATCCGGCTGCGCAAGGCGGATGGCGGCATCATCATGTCGGCAAGCCATAACCCCGGCGGCCCGACCGAGGATTTCGGTGTCAAATACAACGTGGCCAACGGTGGTCCCGCCCCCGAGCCGGTGACCGAAAAGATATTCGAGGCGACCAGAACCCTGACCGAATACCGCATTCTCGATGCGCAGGACGTGGATCTGTCGGTGCTGGGTGCCAAGCGCCTTGGTGAGATGGAGATCGAGGTCGTCGATCCGGTTTCCGACTATCAGGCGCTGATGGAGCAGATCTTCGATTTCGGAAAGATCCGCGCGCTGTTCGCCTCGGGCTTTCGCATTCGCTTCGATGCCATGCATGCGGTGACCGGCCCCTATGCCAAGGCGATTCTGGAAGGGGCATTGGGCGCCCCGGCGGGCTCGGTGGTCAATGCCGTTCCCAGCCCCGATTTCGGCGGTGGCCATCCCGATCCGAACCCGATCTGGGCCAAGGAGCTGATGCAGGCGATGTTCGGCCCGGATGCGCCGGATTTTGGTGCAGCTTCGGACGGCGACGGGGATCGCAATATGATCGTCGGCCGCAACGCCTATGTCACGCCCTCGGACAGCCTTGCGGTGCTGGCGGCGAATGCGACGCTGGTCCCGGCCTATGCAGCGGGGCTGAAGGGGGTGGCGCGGTCCATGCCGACCTCTCGCGCGCTGGATCGGGTGGCGGAAAGCCTGGGGATCGCCTGCTACGAGACGCCGACGGGTTGGAAATTCTTTGGCAACCTGCTGGACGCTGGCCGCGCAACGCTTTGCGGCGAGGAAAGCGCCGGCACCGGCTCGGACCATGTGCGGGAAAAGGACGGGCTTTGGGCAGTGCTGTTCTGGCTGAATGTTCTGGCCGAACGCCGGCAGTCCGTGGCCGAGATCATGGCCGATCACTGGGCGAAATATGGCCGCAATTATTACTCGCGTCACGATTATGAAGCGGTGGATGCGGCGGCTGCCGGCGAGTTGATGGAGGCGTTGCGCGCAGCGTTAACCAGTCTGCCCGGCCAGACCATTGCGGGGCTGCGGATCGAGGCCGCCGACGAGTTTGCCTATGACGATCCGGTCGATGGCTCGCGCAGCGAACATCAAGGCTTGCGCATCATGACCGAAGGCGGCGGGCGGATCGTGCTGCGTCTGTCGGGCACCGGGACCGAGGGTGCGACGCTGCGGCTTTATCTGGAGCGGGTCGAAACCGACCCCGCCCGGATGCAGGACGACCCGCAAAAGGCGCTGGCCCCGATCATCGCCGCGGCCGACGAGATCGCCGGGATCGGTGCCCGCACAGGCCGCACTGCGCCCGACGTCATCACCTGA
- the glgB gene encoding 1,4-alpha-glucan branching protein GlgB — protein MTPIDPNEVADSAVLACIVEGRSDDAFSVLGPHFRDRTRHVTAFDPGATAMAAVVAGKAHPLAPVADYPGLFHGKVPGTQPYLLRASRDGEEWLVEDAYRFGPVLGELDEYLLGEGTHHQLWHALGAHVMTHEDARGTHFAVWAPNARRVSLIGDFNAWDGRRHVMRRRGATGVWEIFMPDLGEGTVYKYEILGADGGLYQKADPVGFGAQHPPATASVVRDISGYGWSDGDWMGRRAQVQRTDRPISIYEVHLGSWRRKDGGRPISYREAAVELVDYAKEMGFTHIELLPISEYPFDGSWGYQPVGMFAPTIRFGPPHEFRDLVDAAHRAGLGVILDWVPGHFPSDPHGLVRFDGTALYEHADPREGFHQDWNTLIYNYGRREVMNYLTANALYWLREYHVDGLRVDAVASMLYRDYSRPEGQWVPNSDGGRENYEAIAMLQQMNRLTYGEEPGIMTVAEESTSYPRVSRPVHEGGLGFGFKWNMGWMNDTLDYIRRDPVHRSHHHHQMTFGLHYAFSENFILPISHDEVVHGKGSMLGKMPGDEWQKFANLRAYYGFMWGHPGKKLLFMGQEFAQSAEWNHDAQIDWACIGNPLHRGMQLLVRDLNAIYAATPALYAKDCDANGFQWVEANDAAHSVFAWIRRGHPGDPEVVVVCNFTPVERTGWRMGFPQPGLWREVLNTDAEIYGGAGRGNLGRIAAQPGESHGQPAHAELVLPPLATLIFIKDDRTTDQQPPA, from the coding sequence ATGACGCCGATCGACCCGAACGAAGTCGCAGATTCCGCGGTGCTGGCCTGTATCGTCGAGGGGCGTTCTGACGACGCGTTCTCGGTGCTTGGTCCGCATTTCCGCGACCGCACTCGCCATGTCACCGCCTTCGACCCCGGCGCGACCGCGATGGCTGCGGTGGTTGCGGGCAAGGCGCATCCGCTGGCCCCCGTCGCGGATTATCCGGGTTTGTTCCACGGCAAGGTGCCCGGCACGCAACCCTATCTTCTGCGCGCCAGCCGGGATGGCGAGGAATGGTTGGTCGAGGACGCCTATCGCTTTGGCCCGGTTTTGGGGGAGCTTGACGAATACCTGCTGGGCGAGGGCACGCATCACCAGCTTTGGCACGCGCTTGGCGCGCATGTGATGACCCATGAAGACGCGCGCGGCACCCATTTCGCTGTCTGGGCGCCCAATGCCCGCCGCGTCTCGCTGATCGGGGATTTCAACGCTTGGGACGGGCGGCGGCATGTCATGCGCAGGCGCGGTGCGACCGGCGTCTGGGAAATCTTCATGCCCGATCTGGGTGAAGGCACCGTATATAAATACGAGATCCTCGGCGCCGATGGCGGACTGTACCAAAAGGCCGATCCGGTGGGCTTTGGCGCCCAGCATCCGCCGGCTACGGCCTCGGTCGTGCGCGACATCTCGGGCTATGGCTGGTCGGACGGGGATTGGATGGGTCGTCGCGCGCAGGTGCAGCGGACGGACCGGCCGATCTCGATCTACGAGGTGCATCTGGGAAGCTGGCGGCGCAAGGATGGCGGCCGACCGATTTCCTATCGCGAAGCGGCGGTGGAACTGGTCGATTACGCCAAGGAGATGGGCTTCACCCATATCGAGCTTTTGCCGATCAGCGAATATCCCTTTGATGGCTCATGGGGTTATCAACCGGTGGGAATGTTCGCGCCGACCATCCGGTTTGGCCCGCCGCATGAGTTCCGCGATCTGGTGGATGCGGCGCACAGGGCGGGGTTGGGCGTGATCCTTGACTGGGTGCCGGGGCATTTCCCCAGCGATCCGCATGGGCTCGTGCGTTTCGACGGCACGGCACTTTATGAACATGCCGACCCGCGCGAGGGCTTTCATCAGGACTGGAATACCCTGATCTACAATTACGGCCGTCGCGAGGTGATGAATTATCTGACCGCCAACGCCCTGTATTGGCTAAGGGAATATCACGTGGACGGGTTGCGGGTCGATGCGGTGGCCTCGATGCTTTACCGGGATTATTCGCGGCCCGAGGGCCAATGGGTCCCTAACAGCGATGGCGGGCGCGAGAATTACGAAGCCATCGCCATGCTGCAACAGATGAACCGCCTGACCTATGGCGAGGAACCCGGCATCATGACCGTAGCCGAGGAATCGACCTCTTACCCCCGGGTGTCGCGGCCGGTGCATGAAGGCGGGCTGGGCTTCGGGTTCAAGTGGAACATGGGCTGGATGAATGACACGCTGGATTATATCCGCCGCGACCCGGTTCATCGCAGCCATCATCACCACCAGATGACTTTTGGCCTGCACTACGCCTTCAGCGAGAATTTCATCCTGCCGATCAGCCATGACGAGGTGGTGCACGGCAAGGGTTCGATGCTGGGCAAGATGCCCGGCGACGAATGGCAGAAATTCGCCAACCTGCGCGCCTATTACGGCTTCATGTGGGGCCATCCGGGCAAAAAGCTTTTGTTTATGGGGCAGGAATTCGCCCAAAGCGCCGAATGGAACCACGATGCCCAGATCGACTGGGCCTGCATCGGGAACCCGCTGCACCGCGGCATGCAACTGCTGGTGCGCGACCTGAACGCGATCTATGCCGCGACGCCCGCGCTTTACGCAAAGGACTGCGACGCCAACGGCTTCCAGTGGGTCGAGGCGAATGATGCCGCCCATTCCGTCTTTGCATGGATCCGGCGCGGCCATCCGGGCGATCCCGAGGTGGTGGTGGTATGCAACTTTACCCCGGTCGAGCGCACGGGCTGGCGCATGGGTTTTCCGCAACCCGGCCTGTGGCGCGAGGTGCTGAACACGGATGCCGAGATTTACGGCGGCGCGGGACGGGGCAATCTGGGCCGCATTGCCGCGCAACCGGGCGAAAGCCATGGCCAGCCCGCCCATGCGGAACTGGTGCTGCCGCCGCTTGCGACGCTGATTTTCATCAAGGACGACAGGACGACCGACCAGCAACCACCCGCATAG